One stretch of Lucilia cuprina isolate Lc7/37 chromosome 6, ASM2204524v1, whole genome shotgun sequence DNA includes these proteins:
- the LOC111677407 gene encoding histone H3-like centromeric protein cid: MTKVMQRKPGPKSVKQSKIFNKRGTLGETSAESSEEDDSSPEQTLDNKTQQQAAITPESRIISRSHIEAGNASEFRTPDTENDVTDYGLEFTTSHIQNPSPRRCSTLRTAPSSQEELQSGMHNSKSVIKANETPRSALVKTPTPSEKTKPVKKANTKQKKLKGTPKPKEPLSSAKETPADKTETTQQQQVARKPRKRPNPMQLEKRFWKDVQNLQNRTDHLIPMLPFSRLVRELMHDASTEVFKITPTALEALQTSSELYLTQRLQDAYMLTLHRGRVTLDVKDMELINYLKINL; encoded by the exons ATGACTAAGGTAATGCAAAGAAAACCGGGCCCCAAATCTGttaaacaaagtaaaatatttaataaacgtGGCACTTTAGGCGAAACCAGTGCGGAATCCTCCGAAGAGGATGACAGCAGTCCAGAACAAACTTTGGATAACAAGACTCAACAACAAGCTGCCATAACACCAGAATCTCGAATTATAAGTAGATCCCATATAGAGGCAGGAAATGCTTCAGAATTTCGTACACCCGATACGGAAAATGATGTCACCGATTATGGTTTAGAATTTACCACCAGCCACATACAAAATCCCTCACCAAGAAGATGTTCTACCTTAAGAACGGCTCCTAGTTCACAGGAGGAATTGCAAAGTGGCATGCACAATAGTAAATCAGTAATTAAAG CAAATGAAACTCCACGCTCTGCCCTTGTCAAAACACCAACGCCttcagaaaaaacaaaaccagtCAAGAAAGCTAACACCAAACAAAAGAAACTTAAAGGTACACCAAAACCTAAAGAACCGCTTTCAAGTGCCAAAGAGACTCCTGCTGATAAAACAGAAACtacgcaacaacaacaagtcgCTAGGAAACCACGAAAACGACCTAATCCCATGCAATTGGAAAAACGTTTCTGGAAAGATGTACAAAATCTCCAAAATAGAACAGACCATCTTATACCTATGCTGCCATTTTCACGTTTAGTAAGAGAACTTATGCATGATGCCTCTACGgaagtatttaaaataacaccCACTGCATTAGAGGCTCTACAGACATCATCGGAATTGTATTTGACACAACGTCTGCAGGATGCCTATATGTTGACGCTGCATAGGGGAAGAGTGACACTGGATGTTAAGGATATGGAAttgataaattatttgaaaattaatttataa